A DNA window from Brassica napus cultivar Da-Ae chromosome C1, Da-Ae, whole genome shotgun sequence contains the following coding sequences:
- the LOC125580605 gene encoding ATPase 2, plasma membrane-type-like isoform X1, which translates to MSSLEDIKNETVDLEKIPIEEVFQQLKCTKEGLTTQEGEERIQIFGPNKLEEKKESKILKFLGFMWNPLSWVMEAAAIMAIALANGDGRPPDWQDFVGIICLLVINSTISFIEENNAGNAAAALMAGLAPKTKVLRDGKWSEQEAAILVPGDIVSIKLGDIIPADCRLLEGDPLKVDQSALTGESLPVTRHPGQEVFSGSTCKQGEIEAIVIATGVHTFFGKAAHLVDSTNQVGHFQKVLTAIGNFCICSIAIGMVIEIIVMYPIQRRKYRDGIDNLLVLLIGGIPIAMPTVLSVTMAIGSHKLAQQGAITKRMTAIEEMAGMDVLCSDKTGTLTLNKLSVDKNLVEVFCKGVEKDQVLLFAAMASRIENQDAIDAAMVGMLADPKEARAGIREVHFLPFNPTDKRTALTYIDSSGNWHRVSKGAPEQILELAKANNDLSKRVLNIIDKYAERGLRSLAVARQVVPEKTKESPGGPWEFVGLLPLFDPPRHDSAETIRRALNLGVNVKMITGDQLAIGKETGRRLGMGTNMYPSSALLGNHKDANLASIPVEELIEKADGFAGVFPEHKYEIVKKLQERKHIVGMTGDGVNDAPALKKADIGIAVDDATDAARGASDIVLTEPGLSVIISAVLTSRAIFQRMKNYTIYAVSITIRIVLGFMLIALIWEFDFSAFMVLIIAILNDGTIMTISKDRVKPSPTPDSWKLKEIFATGVVLGSYQAIMSVIFFWLAHKTDFFTDKFGVRSIRDNNNELMGAVYLQVSIISQALIFVTRSRSWSFVERPGALLMIAFVVAQLVATLIAVYANWEFAKVRGIGWGWAGVIWLYSIVTYFPQDVFKFAIRYILSGKAWLNLFENRIALTSKKDFGKEEREAQWAVAQRTLHGLQPKEPVSIIPEQGGYRELSEIAEQAKKRAEIARLRELHTLKGHVESVVKLKGLDIETPGHYTV; encoded by the exons ATGTCGAGTCTCGAGGATATCAAAAACGAGACTGTTGATCtg GAGAAGATTCCCATTGAGGAAGTTTTCCAGCAGCTGAAATGTACCAAGGAAGGTTTGACGACTCAGGAAGGGGAAGAGAGGATTCAGATCTTTGGCCCCAACAAGCTCGAAGAGAAAAAG gAAAGCAAAATCCTCAAGTTCTTGGGGTTCATGTGGAACCCTCTCTCATGGGTGATGGAAGCTGCTGCAATCATGGCAATCGCTTTGGCCAACGGTGATGGTAGGCCTCCGGATTGGCAGGACTTTGTTGGTATCATCTGTCTTCTTGTCATCAATTCCACCATCAGTTTCATCGAAGAGAACAACGCTGGTAACGCCGCTGCCGCCCTCATGGCTGGTCTTGCTCCCAAAACAAAG GTTCTTAGAGATGGGAAATGGAGTGAACAAGAAGCTGCCATCCTTGTCCCAGGAGACATCGTCAGCATCAAGCTCGGAGACATCATCCCTGCCGATTGTCGTCTCCTTGAAGGTGATCCTTTAAAGGTTGACCAGTCTGCTCTCACCGGAGAGTCCCTCCCTGTGACCAGGCACCCTGGACAAGAAGTCTTCTCGGGCTCAACCTGTAAGCAAGGAGAGATTGAGGCCATTGTCATCGCCACCGGTGTCCACACTTTCTTCGGCAAAGCTGCTCACCTTGTGGACAGCACAAACCAAGTTGGACATTTCCAGAAGGTTCTTACCGCTATTGGTAACTTCTGTATCTGCTCCATCGCCATCGGTATGGTGATTGAGATCATCGTCATGTACCCTATCCAGCGCCGAAAGTACAGAGACGGTATTGACAATCTCTTGGTCCTGTTGATCGGTGGTATCCCTATCGCTATGCCTACGGTGTTGTCTGTAACCATGGCTATTGGATCTCACAAGCTCGCTCAGCAAGGTGCCATCACCAAGCGTATGACTGCCATTGAGGAGATGGCTGGTATGGATGTCTTGTGCAGTGACAAAACGGGAACGCTGACTCTTAACAAACTGAGTGTTGATAAAAACTTGGTTGAGGTGTTCTGCAAGGGTGTGGAGAAGGACCAGGTTCTGTTGTTTGCTGCTATGGCTTCGAGAATTGAGAACCAGGATGCTATTGATGCAGCCATGGTTGGTATGCTAGCTGATCCAAAGGAGGCTAGAGCTGGAATCAGGGAGGTTCACTTCCTTCCATTCAACCCTACTGATAAGAGAACTGCTTTGACTTACATAGACTCAAGTGGTAACTGGCACAGAGTCAGCAAAGGTGCTCCTGAGCAGATCCTTGAACTTGCCAAAGCCAACAATGACCTTAGCAAGAGGGTGCTCAATATTATTGACAAGTATGCAGAGCGTGGTCTCAGGTCTTTGGCTGTTGCTCGCCAG GTGGTGCCTGAGAAAACAAAGGAAAGTCCCGGTGGACCATGGGAGTTTGTTGGTTTGTTGCCACTGTTTGATCCTCCAAGACATGACAGTGCTGAAACCATCAGAAGAGCTTTGAATCTCGGTGTTAATGTCAAGATGATCACTG GTGACCAACTTGCTATTGGTAAGGAGACTGGTCGTAGACTTGGAATGGGAACAAACATGTACCCATCTTCAGCTCTTCTTGGAAACCACAAGGACGCAAACCTTGCATCCATCCCCGTTGAGGAGCTGATCGAAAAGGCTGATGGATTCGCTGGAGTCTTCCCAG AGCACAAGTACGAGATCGTCAAGAAGTTGCAGGAGAGGAAGCACATCGTTGGTATGACTGGTGATGGTGTCAACGACGCTCCCGCTTTGAAGAAAGCTGACATCGGTATCGCTGTGGATGACGCTACTGATGCTGCTCGTGGCGCTTCTGACATCGTCCTCACCGAGCCAGGACTCAGCGTTATCATCAGCGCTGTCCTCACCAGCAGAGCTATCTTCCAGAGGATGAAGAACTACACTATCTACGCTGTCTCAATCACAATCCGTATCGTTCTTGGTTTCATGCTTATTGCCCTCATCTGGGAGTTTGACTTCTCTGCATTCATGGTTCTGATCATCGCCATTCTTAACGATGGTACCATCATGACGATCTCAAAGGACAGAGTCAAGCCATCTCCCACACCTGATAGCTGGAAACTTAAAGAGATTTTCGCTACTGGAGTTGTGCTTGGAAGCTACCAAGCTATCATGAGTGTTATTTTCTTCTGGTTGGCACACAAAACCGACTTCTTCACG GACAAGTTTGGTGTGAGGTCCATCAGAGACAACAACAATGAGCTAATGGGTGCGGTGTACCTGCAAGTCAGTATCATTAGTCAGGCTCTCATCTTCGTCACAAGATCAAGGAGTTGGTCTTTCGTTGAACGTCCTGGAGCGTTACTTATGATTGCTTTCGTTGTTGCACAGCTG GTTGCTACTTTGATTGCTGTTTACGCCAACTGGGAGTTTGCAAAGGTTAGGGGTATTGGATGGGGATGGGCTGGAGTGATCTGGCTATACAGTATTGTGACTTACTTCCCACAGGACGTTTTCAAGTTTGCCATTAGATACATCTTGAGTGGAAAGGCTTGGCTCAACTTGTTTGAAAACAGGATTGCTTTAACGAGTAAGAAAGATTTTGGAAAAGAAGAGAGGGAGGCTCAATGGGCAGTTGCTCAGAGGACACTTCATGGTTTGCAGCCAAAGGAACCTGTTAGCATCATTCCTGAGCAAGGAGGTTACAGAGAGTTGTCTGAGATTGCagagcaagccaagaagagagCTGAGATTGCAAG GCTTAGGGAGCTGCACACACTTAAGGGACATGTGGAATCAGTTGTGAAGCTAAAGGGTTTGGACATTGAGACTCCAGGACACTACACTGTCTAA
- the LOC125580605 gene encoding ATPase 2, plasma membrane-type-like isoform X2 translates to MNEKIPIEEVFQQLKCTKEGLTTQEGEERIQIFGPNKLEEKKESKILKFLGFMWNPLSWVMEAAAIMAIALANGDGRPPDWQDFVGIICLLVINSTISFIEENNAGNAAAALMAGLAPKTKVLRDGKWSEQEAAILVPGDIVSIKLGDIIPADCRLLEGDPLKVDQSALTGESLPVTRHPGQEVFSGSTCKQGEIEAIVIATGVHTFFGKAAHLVDSTNQVGHFQKVLTAIGNFCICSIAIGMVIEIIVMYPIQRRKYRDGIDNLLVLLIGGIPIAMPTVLSVTMAIGSHKLAQQGAITKRMTAIEEMAGMDVLCSDKTGTLTLNKLSVDKNLVEVFCKGVEKDQVLLFAAMASRIENQDAIDAAMVGMLADPKEARAGIREVHFLPFNPTDKRTALTYIDSSGNWHRVSKGAPEQILELAKANNDLSKRVLNIIDKYAERGLRSLAVARQVVPEKTKESPGGPWEFVGLLPLFDPPRHDSAETIRRALNLGVNVKMITGDQLAIGKETGRRLGMGTNMYPSSALLGNHKDANLASIPVEELIEKADGFAGVFPEHKYEIVKKLQERKHIVGMTGDGVNDAPALKKADIGIAVDDATDAARGASDIVLTEPGLSVIISAVLTSRAIFQRMKNYTIYAVSITIRIVLGFMLIALIWEFDFSAFMVLIIAILNDGTIMTISKDRVKPSPTPDSWKLKEIFATGVVLGSYQAIMSVIFFWLAHKTDFFTDKFGVRSIRDNNNELMGAVYLQVSIISQALIFVTRSRSWSFVERPGALLMIAFVVAQLVATLIAVYANWEFAKVRGIGWGWAGVIWLYSIVTYFPQDVFKFAIRYILSGKAWLNLFENRIALTSKKDFGKEEREAQWAVAQRTLHGLQPKEPVSIIPEQGGYRELSEIAEQAKKRAEIARLRELHTLKGHVESVVKLKGLDIETPGHYTV, encoded by the exons ATGAAT GAGAAGATTCCCATTGAGGAAGTTTTCCAGCAGCTGAAATGTACCAAGGAAGGTTTGACGACTCAGGAAGGGGAAGAGAGGATTCAGATCTTTGGCCCCAACAAGCTCGAAGAGAAAAAG gAAAGCAAAATCCTCAAGTTCTTGGGGTTCATGTGGAACCCTCTCTCATGGGTGATGGAAGCTGCTGCAATCATGGCAATCGCTTTGGCCAACGGTGATGGTAGGCCTCCGGATTGGCAGGACTTTGTTGGTATCATCTGTCTTCTTGTCATCAATTCCACCATCAGTTTCATCGAAGAGAACAACGCTGGTAACGCCGCTGCCGCCCTCATGGCTGGTCTTGCTCCCAAAACAAAG GTTCTTAGAGATGGGAAATGGAGTGAACAAGAAGCTGCCATCCTTGTCCCAGGAGACATCGTCAGCATCAAGCTCGGAGACATCATCCCTGCCGATTGTCGTCTCCTTGAAGGTGATCCTTTAAAGGTTGACCAGTCTGCTCTCACCGGAGAGTCCCTCCCTGTGACCAGGCACCCTGGACAAGAAGTCTTCTCGGGCTCAACCTGTAAGCAAGGAGAGATTGAGGCCATTGTCATCGCCACCGGTGTCCACACTTTCTTCGGCAAAGCTGCTCACCTTGTGGACAGCACAAACCAAGTTGGACATTTCCAGAAGGTTCTTACCGCTATTGGTAACTTCTGTATCTGCTCCATCGCCATCGGTATGGTGATTGAGATCATCGTCATGTACCCTATCCAGCGCCGAAAGTACAGAGACGGTATTGACAATCTCTTGGTCCTGTTGATCGGTGGTATCCCTATCGCTATGCCTACGGTGTTGTCTGTAACCATGGCTATTGGATCTCACAAGCTCGCTCAGCAAGGTGCCATCACCAAGCGTATGACTGCCATTGAGGAGATGGCTGGTATGGATGTCTTGTGCAGTGACAAAACGGGAACGCTGACTCTTAACAAACTGAGTGTTGATAAAAACTTGGTTGAGGTGTTCTGCAAGGGTGTGGAGAAGGACCAGGTTCTGTTGTTTGCTGCTATGGCTTCGAGAATTGAGAACCAGGATGCTATTGATGCAGCCATGGTTGGTATGCTAGCTGATCCAAAGGAGGCTAGAGCTGGAATCAGGGAGGTTCACTTCCTTCCATTCAACCCTACTGATAAGAGAACTGCTTTGACTTACATAGACTCAAGTGGTAACTGGCACAGAGTCAGCAAAGGTGCTCCTGAGCAGATCCTTGAACTTGCCAAAGCCAACAATGACCTTAGCAAGAGGGTGCTCAATATTATTGACAAGTATGCAGAGCGTGGTCTCAGGTCTTTGGCTGTTGCTCGCCAG GTGGTGCCTGAGAAAACAAAGGAAAGTCCCGGTGGACCATGGGAGTTTGTTGGTTTGTTGCCACTGTTTGATCCTCCAAGACATGACAGTGCTGAAACCATCAGAAGAGCTTTGAATCTCGGTGTTAATGTCAAGATGATCACTG GTGACCAACTTGCTATTGGTAAGGAGACTGGTCGTAGACTTGGAATGGGAACAAACATGTACCCATCTTCAGCTCTTCTTGGAAACCACAAGGACGCAAACCTTGCATCCATCCCCGTTGAGGAGCTGATCGAAAAGGCTGATGGATTCGCTGGAGTCTTCCCAG AGCACAAGTACGAGATCGTCAAGAAGTTGCAGGAGAGGAAGCACATCGTTGGTATGACTGGTGATGGTGTCAACGACGCTCCCGCTTTGAAGAAAGCTGACATCGGTATCGCTGTGGATGACGCTACTGATGCTGCTCGTGGCGCTTCTGACATCGTCCTCACCGAGCCAGGACTCAGCGTTATCATCAGCGCTGTCCTCACCAGCAGAGCTATCTTCCAGAGGATGAAGAACTACACTATCTACGCTGTCTCAATCACAATCCGTATCGTTCTTGGTTTCATGCTTATTGCCCTCATCTGGGAGTTTGACTTCTCTGCATTCATGGTTCTGATCATCGCCATTCTTAACGATGGTACCATCATGACGATCTCAAAGGACAGAGTCAAGCCATCTCCCACACCTGATAGCTGGAAACTTAAAGAGATTTTCGCTACTGGAGTTGTGCTTGGAAGCTACCAAGCTATCATGAGTGTTATTTTCTTCTGGTTGGCACACAAAACCGACTTCTTCACG GACAAGTTTGGTGTGAGGTCCATCAGAGACAACAACAATGAGCTAATGGGTGCGGTGTACCTGCAAGTCAGTATCATTAGTCAGGCTCTCATCTTCGTCACAAGATCAAGGAGTTGGTCTTTCGTTGAACGTCCTGGAGCGTTACTTATGATTGCTTTCGTTGTTGCACAGCTG GTTGCTACTTTGATTGCTGTTTACGCCAACTGGGAGTTTGCAAAGGTTAGGGGTATTGGATGGGGATGGGCTGGAGTGATCTGGCTATACAGTATTGTGACTTACTTCCCACAGGACGTTTTCAAGTTTGCCATTAGATACATCTTGAGTGGAAAGGCTTGGCTCAACTTGTTTGAAAACAGGATTGCTTTAACGAGTAAGAAAGATTTTGGAAAAGAAGAGAGGGAGGCTCAATGGGCAGTTGCTCAGAGGACACTTCATGGTTTGCAGCCAAAGGAACCTGTTAGCATCATTCCTGAGCAAGGAGGTTACAGAGAGTTGTCTGAGATTGCagagcaagccaagaagagagCTGAGATTGCAAG GCTTAGGGAGCTGCACACACTTAAGGGACATGTGGAATCAGTTGTGAAGCTAAAGGGTTTGGACATTGAGACTCCAGGACACTACACTGTCTAA